The window CTGCCGCCGCTCTGGCCGCCCTGGAACATGGTGGCGAATACCGGATGGCGCGCGCGGTAGGTCTGGTCGATGCTCGACGAGACGGTCTCGGCGTTGGCGATGTTCGAAGCAACGGTGTTCAAGCGAGTGGTCTGCGCACTCATGCCGCTACCGGCAATGTTGAAAACACTGGATAGAGACATGACTTACTCTCCGCGCAGGGCTGAAACCAGCCCTTTGAATTTGCTGTTGAGCAGGGTGAAGCTGGCCTGGAAGTTGACGGAGTTTTCCGCGTAGTTCGACTGTTCCAGTTGGGCGTCCACGGTGTTCTGGTCGATCGAAGGTTGCATCGGCGTGCGGTACATCAGCGACTCGTCGCCATTGCCCAGGCCTTCGGCTTCGATGTGACGAC of the Pseudomonas sp. MAG733B genome contains:
- the flgB gene encoding flagellar basal body rod protein FlgB, which codes for MSISFDKALGIHEKALGFRAQRAEVLANNIANADTPNYKARDLEFSKVLEAQNDKAKNGTFALNMTNSRHIEAEGLGNGDESLMYRTPMQPSIDQNTVDAQLEQSNYAENSVNFQASFTLLNSKFKGLVSALRGE